A DNA window from Microcystis aeruginosa NIES-843 contains the following coding sequences:
- a CDS encoding glycosyltransferase produces MNKKISVLAPDLSGGGGTRVYLIAQVLQQLNCQVTVYGPIFGRDIYPTPPGNLPVVSVKGNNYPQFFGQIKTLLDRISGEIIYAVKPRPTSFGIGLLKRFFSPRPLILDIDDWEMSWFGGDRWSYRPYPRQLARDILKKNGALRDPNHPLYLRWMENLINRADAVTVNNQFLQKRYGGIYLPNGKDTQLFDPNLYDPVACRQKYGLSAYKVLMFPGTARPHKGLEDVLIALDQIGDPDFKLVLVGGRQIGDGYLDSLLEKGQPWLIHLPAQPIDRMPEVIAAAHAIIVPQRDEATANAQFPIKLTDGMAMAKPIISTKVADIPEILADIGYLVEPRSPEQLAAMISEVFNHLDSANARGLKARERCIASYSTTAMATTLSGIITSLEGK; encoded by the coding sequence GTGAACAAAAAAATCTCTGTTTTAGCACCAGATTTATCCGGTGGTGGTGGCACAAGAGTCTATTTGATTGCTCAAGTCTTGCAACAGCTAAACTGTCAGGTGACGGTTTATGGTCCGATTTTTGGACGGGACATCTATCCCACCCCACCGGGGAATTTACCCGTGGTATCGGTCAAAGGCAATAATTATCCCCAGTTTTTTGGCCAGATCAAAACTTTACTCGATCGCATCTCTGGAGAGATTATCTATGCGGTTAAACCCCGTCCCACCAGTTTCGGCATCGGTTTACTGAAACGTTTTTTTTCCCCACGTCCCCTAATTCTTGATATTGACGATTGGGAAATGAGTTGGTTTGGTGGCGATCGATGGTCCTATCGTCCTTATCCTCGACAATTAGCTAGGGATATCCTCAAAAAAAATGGTGCGCTTAGGGATCCGAATCACCCTCTTTATCTGCGTTGGATGGAAAATTTAATTAACCGCGCTGATGCAGTGACGGTTAATAATCAATTTTTGCAAAAGCGTTATGGGGGGATTTATTTACCGAATGGCAAGGATACGCAACTTTTCGATCCCAATCTCTACGATCCTGTCGCTTGTCGTCAAAAATACGGTTTATCCGCGTATAAAGTTTTAATGTTCCCGGGTACAGCTAGACCCCACAAAGGTTTAGAAGATGTCTTAATCGCTTTAGATCAAATTGGTGATCCTGATTTTAAATTGGTGTTGGTGGGAGGTCGCCAAATCGGGGATGGCTATCTGGATAGTTTGCTAGAAAAAGGTCAACCTTGGTTAATTCATTTACCTGCTCAACCGATCGATCGAATGCCGGAAGTTATTGCCGCTGCTCATGCTATTATCGTTCCCCAGAGGGATGAAGCCACGGCTAACGCCCAATTTCCGATTAAACTCACCGATGGTATGGCGATGGCTAAACCAATTATTTCCACTAAAGTGGCAGATATTCCCGAAATTTTAGCTGATATTGGCTATTTAGTCGAACCTCGATCACCAGAGCAACTAGCTGCTATGATTAGCGAAGTTTTTAATCATCTCGACTCGGCTAATGCACGAGGACTAAAAGCGAGAGAGCGCTGTATCGCCTCCTATAGTACCACCGCCATGGCAACAACTCTCTCTGGCATAATCACTTCTCTGGAAGGGAAATAA
- a CDS encoding ArsB/NhaD family transporter, with protein MLESLPMWIAAMTFIAVIVVIMFEWLHITVAALLGALILVFTHIMTLQEAVGYISRSYATLALFFGVMVLVRAFEPTKIFDYLAAQMVLLAKGQGKLLLIGIVAITTPICAVLPNATTVMLLAPLIPPLAQDIGVDFVPLLILMVFVANSSGLLTIVGDPATYIVGDSINITFMEYLQRLSLGGALAVITILVMLPWLFPKIWRTKFEHLEDLPHPKINHPRVLAVGGIIVFLVLFLFVVGESFPVPISPAAVALMGATLALLLAQQSKIDTVHNILRDVDWSTLLFFMSIFVLIGGLEKTGVVNSVSGLLAIILGQNIFLGSLVLLFFVGLISSVVPNIPLVVAMVPLLKQYLVNVNLVGTEVLSPDYAGSFPPEVLPLFYAMMYGATLGGNGTLVGASSNIVAAGIAEQHGGKITFHTFLRYGLPVMFTQLVVSAMYMLVFFV; from the coding sequence ATGCTGGAATCTTTACCAATGTGGATTGCTGCGATGACTTTTATTGCAGTCATTGTGGTTATTATGTTCGAGTGGCTTCATATTACCGTAGCGGCTTTACTAGGAGCTTTAATCTTAGTTTTTACCCATATCATGACTCTCCAGGAAGCGGTGGGTTATATCAGTCGTAGTTATGCCACTCTCGCCCTATTTTTTGGGGTGATGGTGTTAGTAAGAGCCTTTGAACCAACAAAAATTTTTGATTATTTAGCAGCACAAATGGTGCTTTTAGCCAAGGGACAGGGCAAATTATTACTAATAGGAATTGTCGCCATTACTACCCCAATCTGTGCGGTATTGCCCAACGCTACCACGGTGATGTTATTAGCCCCGCTGATTCCGCCCTTAGCTCAAGATATAGGCGTGGATTTTGTGCCGCTCTTAATCCTGATGGTTTTCGTGGCCAACAGTTCCGGGTTATTAACTATTGTTGGTGATCCCGCTACTTATATCGTCGGTGATTCTATTAATATCACCTTCATGGAATACCTACAACGGTTGAGTTTAGGTGGTGCCTTGGCAGTGATTACCATTCTGGTTATGTTACCTTGGTTATTCCCCAAAATCTGGCGGACAAAATTCGAGCATTTAGAAGACTTACCCCATCCGAAGATTAATCATCCTCGCGTCTTGGCGGTGGGGGGAATTATCGTCTTTTTGGTCTTATTTTTATTCGTCGTTGGTGAATCTTTTCCCGTACCCATTTCTCCGGCGGCCGTTGCTTTGATGGGGGCCACTTTAGCCCTACTTTTAGCCCAGCAATCGAAAATCGATACGGTGCATAATATTCTCCGGGATGTGGACTGGAGTACCCTATTATTTTTTATGTCAATTTTTGTCCTAATTGGTGGCTTAGAAAAAACTGGGGTGGTTAATAGTGTATCGGGACTTCTGGCGATAATTTTAGGCCAAAATATCTTTTTAGGTTCTCTAGTCTTACTCTTTTTTGTTGGCCTTATTTCCAGTGTCGTTCCGAATATTCCCCTAGTGGTAGCCATGGTTCCACTACTGAAACAGTACCTTGTTAATGTTAATTTAGTCGGGACTGAGGTTCTTTCCCCCGATTATGCCGGTTCTTTTCCCCCGGAAGTTTTACCGCTTTTCTATGCGATGATGTATGGGGCCACCCTAGGGGGTAATGGTACTTTAGTGGGGGCTTCTTCTAATATTGTCGCCGCTGGCATCGCTGAACAACACGGGGGCAAAATTACCTTTCATACCTTTCTGCGCTACGGTTTACCCGTGATGTTTACTCAGTTGGTCGTCTCGGCTATGTATATGTTAGTTTTCTTTGTCTAG
- a CDS encoding DUF3172 domain-containing protein, with protein MNRRPRYTPPRSRDRDYDRSYGDDSRASSPGGLLAKLNYAMIALIGGIFVLGVGLGLVFSSTANFSPENVASREVIDRSAPNAELCVQFGASAIVTDLRVYVTLNPFNVFVTQPVMQPGCVLRRNNWSILEQQKLVDGQQVQSCKNRMNTFGYTGPLEGKPKIDCIFQNEAGGNLFVNPAGAVGPRPDTDKF; from the coding sequence ATGAATAGAAGACCTCGTTATACTCCTCCCCGATCGCGTGATCGTGATTATGACCGCTCCTATGGCGATGACTCCCGCGCTTCGTCCCCCGGAGGCCTATTGGCAAAATTGAACTATGCCATGATCGCCCTGATTGGCGGTATTTTTGTACTAGGGGTGGGTCTCGGTCTGGTATTCAGTTCTACCGCTAATTTTAGCCCCGAAAACGTCGCTTCCCGAGAAGTAATTGATCGCAGCGCCCCCAATGCGGAATTATGCGTGCAATTTGGGGCCAGTGCCATTGTCACCGATTTGCGGGTTTATGTCACTCTTAACCCCTTTAATGTTTTTGTTACCCAACCGGTTATGCAACCCGGTTGCGTTTTGCGACGCAACAACTGGTCAATTTTAGAACAACAAAAATTAGTCGATGGACAGCAGGTACAAAGTTGTAAAAACCGGATGAATACCTTTGGTTATACCGGCCCCTTGGAAGGCAAACCGAAAATCGATTGTATCTTCCAAAATGAAGCTGGGGGTAATCTTTTTGTTAATCCCGCCGGTGCTGTTGGTCCCAGACCAGATACAGATAAATTCTAA
- a CDS encoding P-II family nitrogen regulator encodes MLESPHPSLQTVKKVDIIVSHAFLEETLSVLDVVGVSGYTVFGSTSGKGDRGLSCDDLDCDYSGNYIMTVCNSDEQLGRLIDKIQPFLKKAGGIFVVTTGQWLTH; translated from the coding sequence ATGCTTGAATCCCCGCATCCTTCCCTACAAACTGTCAAAAAAGTGGACATAATTGTTAGTCATGCTTTTCTGGAAGAGACCTTAAGCGTTCTTGATGTTGTCGGAGTTTCCGGTTATACCGTCTTTGGCAGTACTTCGGGAAAAGGTGATCGAGGTTTATCCTGTGATGACTTGGATTGTGATTACAGTGGTAACTACATTATGACGGTTTGTAATAGTGACGAACAACTTGGTCGTCTGATCGATAAAATTCAGCCTTTTTTAAAAAAAGCCGGCGGAATTTTTGTGGTGACTACGGGCCAATGGCTAACTCATTAG
- a CDS encoding sodium-dependent bicarbonate transport family permease has translation MDGSLILFNILNPPVLFFFLGMLAVFFKSDLEIPQPLPKLFSLYLLMAIGFKGGYELAESGINNQIALTLIASVVMACIVPIYTFFILKIKLDSANAAAIAAAYGSISAVTFITASSFLEKLHISYGGHMVAALALMESPAIVVGLILVRVFKEKNGEEEAFSWSKVLHEAFLNGSVFLLVGSVVVGMLTGEKGWEKLEPFTQGIFYGALTFFLLDMGLVAAKRIRELGKTGAFLIGFAVFIPVINAMVGILIAKVLGFEQGNALLFAVLCASASYIAVPAAMRMTVPEANPSLYVSMALALTFPFNIIIGIPLYLEMIKIIGCGV, from the coding sequence ATGGATGGCAGCTTAATCCTGTTCAATATTCTCAATCCGCCGGTTTTGTTCTTTTTCTTGGGAATGCTGGCAGTATTTTTTAAATCCGACCTAGAGATTCCCCAACCACTGCCTAAACTCTTTTCTCTCTATCTTTTGATGGCGATTGGTTTCAAGGGAGGTTATGAACTAGCGGAAAGTGGCATCAATAACCAAATCGCTTTAACTTTGATTGCCTCTGTGGTTATGGCTTGCATCGTTCCCATTTACACTTTCTTTATCCTGAAAATTAAACTCGATAGTGCCAATGCAGCAGCAATCGCCGCAGCCTATGGTTCCATTAGTGCCGTTACTTTCATCACCGCCAGTTCTTTTTTAGAAAAACTTCATATTTCCTATGGCGGTCACATGGTAGCGGCCTTAGCTTTAATGGAATCGCCGGCGATTGTAGTGGGTTTAATCCTGGTGCGAGTCTTTAAAGAGAAAAATGGCGAAGAAGAAGCGTTTTCTTGGTCAAAGGTTCTACATGAAGCCTTTTTAAATGGTTCGGTATTTCTCTTAGTCGGTAGTGTTGTTGTTGGTATGCTCACAGGGGAAAAAGGCTGGGAAAAATTAGAACCTTTTACTCAAGGGATTTTTTATGGTGCTTTAACTTTCTTTCTCCTGGATATGGGATTAGTGGCTGCGAAAAGAATCCGGGAATTAGGCAAAACTGGTGCTTTTCTCATCGGTTTTGCGGTATTCATTCCCGTCATCAATGCTATGGTGGGGATTCTCATCGCTAAGGTTCTCGGATTTGAACAGGGCAATGCTTTATTATTCGCTGTTTTGTGTGCCAGTGCCTCTTATATTGCTGTTCCTGCGGCCATGAGAATGACTGTTCCCGAAGCGAATCCTAGTTTATACGTTTCTATGGCCTTGGCTTTAACTTTTCCCTTCAATATCATCATCGGTATTCCTCTGTACCTAGAGATGATTAAAATCATTGGCTGTGGAGTCTAA
- the rimI gene encoding ribosomal protein S18-alanine N-acetyltransferase: protein MAKIQLKTPKSEHLAAMVALDRTSLGGIWTLSGYQRELDSPNSELLILTLDRDSETLIGLACFWAILEEAHITLLAIYPDYQRQGLGKLLLYKLLEKAVQRQLERATLEVRVSNQSAIALYEHFGFRIAGERKNYYPQTGESALIFWRNDLQTAAFQEQLSKWRQEILSRLVRGEWQLEEETRAKIDTMGMQ from the coding sequence ATGGCAAAAATCCAGCTTAAAACCCCAAAATCAGAGCATCTTGCCGCCATGGTGGCACTCGATCGCACCAGTCTCGGCGGTATCTGGACGTTATCGGGATATCAACGGGAATTAGACAGCCCCAACAGTGAATTATTAATTCTTACCCTGGACCGGGATAGCGAAACCCTAATCGGATTGGCTTGTTTTTGGGCAATTCTCGAAGAAGCGCATATTACCCTCCTGGCAATTTATCCCGACTATCAAAGACAAGGATTAGGAAAACTACTTCTCTACAAACTTCTGGAGAAGGCTGTACAAAGACAACTGGAAAGGGCTACGCTAGAGGTGAGGGTATCGAACCAGTCAGCGATCGCGCTCTACGAGCATTTTGGCTTCCGCATCGCTGGAGAGCGTAAAAATTATTATCCGCAAACTGGCGAATCAGCCCTAATTTTCTGGCGCAACGATCTACAAACGGCCGCTTTTCAGGAACAATTAAGCAAGTGGCGACAAGAAATCCTCTCAAGACTGGTGCGGGGAGAGTGGCAATTAGAGGAAGAAACCAGAGCCAAAATAGATACCATGGGGATGCAATGA
- a CDS encoding glycosyltransferase family 4 protein, with protein MRILVLAWEFPPRLVGGIARHVAELYPEIVKLGHEVHLITIEFGQAPSYELVEGIHIHRVPVPPGNDFFHWVVNMNNSMGQRGGKLIAEYGKFDLVHAHDWLVGDAAIAMKHLFKIPLIATIHATEYGRYNGLHTDTQRYIGSKEGTLVYNAWRVIVCTSYMRHEVHRALGAPWDKIDVVYNGIRAEKKQRDPNFDYQAFRRQYAQDHEKIVYYVGRMTFEKGVSVLLNAAPKVLAQTGAKTKFVIIGGGNTDKLKQQAWHLGIWHHCYFTGFMSDENLDRFQTVADCAVFPSLYEPFGIVALESFAARVPVVVSDTCGFPEVVRHGQTGIVTRVNNPDSLAWGILEVLNHPEYAQELVNNAYEDLEKRFHWANLARQTETVYGLVVQERQLVEWR; from the coding sequence ATGAGGATTTTAGTGTTGGCGTGGGAATTTCCACCGCGATTAGTGGGCGGTATCGCCCGTCATGTCGCTGAACTCTATCCCGAAATCGTCAAACTCGGTCATGAAGTCCATTTAATCACGATCGAATTCGGTCAGGCCCCCAGTTACGAACTGGTCGAAGGCATTCACATCCACCGCGTCCCCGTACCCCCCGGCAATGACTTTTTCCATTGGGTGGTCAACATGAATAACAGCATGGGGCAACGGGGCGGCAAACTAATCGCCGAATACGGAAAATTTGACCTTGTTCATGCCCACGATTGGTTAGTAGGGGATGCGGCCATTGCCATGAAACATCTCTTTAAAATACCCCTGATTGCCACTATTCACGCCACGGAATACGGACGTTATAACGGACTGCACACCGACACCCAACGCTATATCGGCAGCAAAGAGGGAACCCTCGTCTATAATGCTTGGCGCGTTATCGTCTGTACCAGCTATATGCGTCATGAAGTCCATCGGGCTTTGGGCGCCCCCTGGGATAAAATCGATGTGGTTTATAACGGTATTCGGGCCGAGAAAAAGCAAAGAGACCCTAACTTTGATTACCAAGCTTTTCGTCGTCAATATGCCCAAGATCACGAAAAAATCGTCTATTACGTCGGGCGCATGACCTTTGAAAAGGGGGTTTCGGTGTTACTCAACGCTGCCCCAAAAGTCCTCGCCCAGACTGGAGCTAAAACTAAATTTGTCATTATCGGTGGCGGCAATACCGACAAACTCAAACAACAGGCCTGGCATCTCGGTATCTGGCATCATTGTTATTTTACGGGCTTTATGTCCGATGAAAACCTCGATCGCTTCCAAACCGTGGCCGATTGTGCCGTTTTTCCCAGTCTTTACGAACCTTTTGGTATTGTCGCCTTGGAAAGTTTCGCCGCTAGGGTTCCCGTGGTAGTTTCCGATACCTGCGGTTTTCCCGAAGTTGTCCGTCATGGCCAAACGGGAATTGTCACCCGCGTCAATAATCCTGATTCCCTCGCTTGGGGCATTTTAGAGGTTTTAAATCATCCTGAATACGCCCAAGAATTAGTTAATAACGCCTACGAAGACCTAGAAAAACGCTTTCATTGGGCAAATTTAGCCCGTCAAACCGAGACAGTATATGGTTTGGTTGTCCAAGAACGACAACTGGTAGAATGGCGTTAA
- a CDS encoding CP12 domain-containing protein: MTMKAAEIMTTEVAKIKGSETVAKAVQLMREKNIRTLIVDRRHDEDAYGIITETDIVYKVVAFGQDPQKVRVYEVMSKPCIVINPDLGVEYVARLFANTGIRFAPVIKGDLLGVISVSDILHKGNAVEKPRSLDLEAEIIKARDIARAVCAEKGGNSPDCAAAWDVVEELQAELAHQRAKKPEKTYFEEYCQENPDAFEARIYDT, encoded by the coding sequence ATGACTATGAAAGCAGCTGAAATTATGACCACGGAGGTGGCCAAGATTAAAGGTTCTGAAACCGTTGCCAAAGCAGTACAATTGATGAGAGAAAAGAACATTAGAACTCTCATTGTTGATCGCCGTCACGATGAAGATGCTTACGGAATTATCACCGAAACCGATATTGTCTATAAAGTCGTCGCTTTCGGTCAAGATCCGCAAAAAGTGCGCGTCTATGAAGTGATGAGCAAACCCTGCATCGTGATTAATCCCGACCTCGGGGTTGAATATGTGGCCCGCTTATTTGCTAATACTGGTATTCGTTTCGCACCGGTAATTAAAGGTGATTTGCTCGGTGTTATATCTGTTAGTGACATCCTCCATAAAGGTAACGCCGTCGAAAAGCCCCGCAGTCTTGATTTAGAAGCGGAGATTATCAAAGCTAGAGATATTGCCCGGGCAGTATGTGCTGAAAAAGGGGGAAATTCTCCCGATTGTGCCGCAGCTTGGGATGTTGTTGAGGAATTACAGGCAGAATTGGCACACCAACGCGCTAAAAAACCGGAAAAAACCTATTTTGAGGAATACTGTCAAGAAAATCCCGATGCTTTTGAAGCTCGTATTTATGACACCTAA
- a CDS encoding DUF1269 domain-containing protein, protein MADLFVIAYEDEFKAEEVRLTLAKLQQEHLIELEDAAVVVKNKDGQIKLKQAVNLTAAGAASGSFWGLLIGMLFLSPLLGAVLGAAGGALGGALSDIGVDDNFMRELGETLQPSTSALFVLVQKVTPDKVLDEVAPYGGKVLRTSLTKTDEAELQKVLDQRGVKPETV, encoded by the coding sequence ATGGCCGATCTATTTGTCATCGCCTATGAGGACGAATTTAAAGCAGAAGAAGTTCGTTTAACTTTGGCTAAACTGCAACAGGAACATCTCATCGAGCTAGAAGATGCTGCCGTAGTGGTTAAAAACAAAGATGGCCAGATTAAACTCAAGCAAGCGGTCAATTTAACGGCAGCGGGAGCCGCTAGTGGCAGTTTCTGGGGATTATTAATCGGAATGCTCTTTTTATCCCCTTTATTAGGGGCCGTCCTCGGTGCTGCTGGTGGTGCTTTGGGAGGTGCTTTAAGTGATATCGGTGTGGATGACAATTTTATGCGCGAATTGGGAGAAACCCTGCAGCCCAGTACCTCTGCTCTCTTTGTTCTCGTCCAAAAAGTTACCCCCGATAAAGTCCTCGATGAAGTGGCCCCCTACGGAGGTAAAGTGTTACGCACTTCTTTGACCAAAACCGACGAAGCGGAATTACAGAAAGTTCTCGACCAAAGAGGTGTTAAACCCGAAACCGTTTAG
- a CDS encoding GNAT family N-acetyltransferase: MKSDRLILRPWQLPADKESFFQIYQNSEVTDFLPRIRQLATDIESLNAHFSERLPTIRNQGNGSDWWAMIDRKNNQIIGSIILQNLPDNHGYPTPDSEIGWHLRCDYWGQGYMTEAAKVILEYGLITLQLPIIYAVVNPDNYRSIRVTERLGMQSMGLTNKYYDTEALLFSIEA; the protein is encoded by the coding sequence ATGAAAAGCGATCGCCTAATTCTTCGTCCTTGGCAACTACCCGCAGACAAAGAGTCTTTTTTTCAGATCTATCAAAATTCCGAAGTCACTGATTTTTTACCGAGAATTCGTCAGTTAGCCACGGATATTGAGAGTTTAAATGCCCATTTTTCCGAAAGATTACCAACTATTCGTAATCAGGGTAATGGCAGCGATTGGTGGGCAATGATCGATCGAAAAAATAATCAGATTATCGGTTCGATAATTTTACAGAATTTGCCCGATAACCACGGTTATCCTACCCCAGATAGCGAAATTGGTTGGCATTTACGGTGCGATTATTGGGGACAAGGATATATGACCGAAGCGGCTAAAGTTATTCTAGAATACGGCTTAATCACCTTACAATTGCCGATTATCTACGCGGTGGTTAATCCCGATAATTATCGCTCAATTCGTGTCACCGAAAGATTAGGAATGCAATCAATGGGATTAACGAATAAATACTACGATACTGAAGCACTTTTATTCTCGATCGAAGCTTAA
- the acs gene encoding acetate--CoA ligase: MTEIAIESILQENRLFPPSAEFAQNATIKSFEEYQQLYAKAKADPSAFWAQLAEKELHWFEKWSEILDWQPPFAKWFVNGKINICYNCIDRHLTTWRRNKAAIIWEGEPGDSRTITYEQLHREVCQFANALKELGVKKGDVVGIYMPMIPEAAIAMLACARIGAPHSVVFGGFSADALRDRLNDAAAKVVITADGGFRKDKVVALKEQVDLALADNSAPSVEKVLVVQRSKEPINMVADRDYWWHDLQKQVSANCPAEPMDSEDMLFILYTSGSTGKPKGVVHTTGGYNLYTHVTCKWIFDLKDTDVYWCTADVGWITGHSYIVYGPLSNGATTVMYEGVPRPSNLGCFWDVIEKYRVNIFYTAPTAIRAFIKMGEDIPNSRDLSSLRLLGTVGEPINPEAWMWYHRVIGKEKCPIVDTWWQTETGGIMITPLPGAIATKPGSATLPFPGIIAEVVDLEGNPTHANEGGYLVVKHPWPGMMRTVYKNPDRFRNTYWEHIAPKDGQYLYFAGDGSRQDEDGYFWVMGRVDDVMSVSGHRLGTMEIESALVSHPAVAEAAVVGRPDEIKGEEVYAFVTLEGHYEASPELAQALKDHVVKEIGIIARPGEIRFTDVLPKTRSGKIMRRLLRTLASGQEISGDTSTLEDRSVLDKLRQGA; this comes from the coding sequence ATGACAGAAATAGCGATCGAATCGATCCTACAGGAAAATCGGCTGTTTCCTCCCAGTGCCGAATTTGCCCAGAATGCCACCATTAAAAGCTTTGAAGAATACCAGCAACTCTACGCCAAAGCCAAGGCCGATCCCTCGGCTTTTTGGGCCCAATTAGCCGAAAAAGAATTACATTGGTTTGAAAAATGGTCAGAGATTCTTGACTGGCAGCCCCCCTTTGCTAAATGGTTCGTCAACGGCAAGATTAATATTTGTTACAACTGTATTGACAGACATCTCACCACCTGGAGACGCAATAAAGCCGCCATCATCTGGGAAGGAGAACCGGGAGACAGCCGCACCATTACCTACGAACAGCTACACCGAGAAGTGTGCCAATTTGCCAACGCTTTAAAGGAATTAGGCGTGAAAAAAGGCGATGTGGTCGGAATTTATATGCCGATGATTCCCGAAGCGGCCATCGCTATGTTAGCCTGTGCCAGAATTGGCGCGCCCCACAGTGTAGTTTTTGGGGGATTTAGTGCCGATGCTTTGCGCGATCGTCTTAATGATGCGGCCGCTAAGGTGGTAATCACTGCCGATGGTGGTTTCCGCAAGGATAAAGTCGTTGCCCTCAAGGAACAGGTAGATCTGGCTCTAGCCGATAATAGCGCCCCCAGTGTGGAAAAAGTTCTCGTTGTCCAGCGCAGCAAGGAACCCATCAATATGGTTGCCGATCGCGATTACTGGTGGCATGATCTACAAAAACAGGTATCTGCTAACTGTCCGGCCGAACCGATGGATAGCGAAGATATGTTATTTATCCTCTACACCAGTGGTTCCACCGGCAAACCGAAAGGAGTCGTCCACACCACCGGCGGTTATAATCTCTACACCCATGTCACCTGCAAATGGATTTTTGACCTGAAAGACACCGATGTTTACTGGTGTACTGCCGATGTGGGTTGGATTACCGGCCATAGTTATATCGTTTACGGACCGCTTTCCAATGGTGCAACGACGGTAATGTATGAAGGGGTTCCCCGTCCCTCTAATTTAGGCTGTTTTTGGGATGTCATCGAGAAATATCGGGTTAATATCTTTTATACTGCCCCCACTGCTATCCGCGCTTTTATCAAAATGGGTGAAGACATCCCCAATAGCCGGGATTTATCCTCTTTGCGCTTACTGGGAACCGTGGGAGAACCGATTAACCCGGAAGCGTGGATGTGGTATCACCGAGTTATCGGTAAGGAAAAATGTCCGATTGTCGATACTTGGTGGCAAACGGAAACCGGGGGGATTATGATTACTCCCTTACCCGGGGCAATTGCCACCAAACCGGGGTCAGCAACCCTACCTTTCCCCGGTATTATCGCCGAAGTGGTCGATTTAGAAGGTAATCCCACCCACGCGAATGAGGGGGGTTATCTGGTGGTCAAACATCCCTGGCCCGGTATGATGCGAACAGTCTATAAAAATCCCGATCGCTTCCGCAATACCTACTGGGAACATATCGCCCCCAAAGATGGCCAATATCTCTATTTTGCCGGGGATGGTAGTCGTCAGGACGAAGACGGTTATTTCTGGGTAATGGGGCGCGTCGATGACGTGATGAGCGTTTCTGGCCACCGTTTAGGGACAATGGAGATCGAATCAGCTTTAGTATCCCATCCCGCGGTAGCGGAGGCGGCTGTGGTGGGACGACCGGATGAAATTAAAGGGGAAGAAGTCTATGCTTTTGTGACTCTCGAGGGGCATTATGAAGCGAGTCCGGAGTTAGCGCAAGCATTAAAGGATCACGTTGTCAAGGAAATTGGCATTATTGCTCGACCGGGAGAAATCCGTTTTACCGATGTACTGCCAAAAACGCGATCGGGTAAAATTATGCGTCGTCTCTTGCGAACTTTAGCATCAGGTCAAGAGATTTCTGGTGATACTTCTACTCTAGAAGATCGATCGGTTTTGGACAAATTGCGGCAAGGTGCCTAA
- the psaC gene encoding photosystem I iron-sulfur center protein PsaC, translated as MSHSVKIYDTCIGCTQCVRACPLDVLEMVPWDGCKAAQIASSPRTEDCIGCKRCETACPTDFLSIRVYLGAETTRSMGLAY; from the coding sequence ATGTCTCATAGCGTTAAAATTTACGATACCTGTATCGGTTGCACCCAATGCGTTCGGGCTTGTCCCCTCGACGTGCTGGAAATGGTTCCCTGGGATGGCTGTAAAGCTGCCCAAATTGCCTCCTCCCCCCGCACGGAAGACTGTATTGGTTGTAAACGTTGCGAAACGGCTTGTCCGACGGATTTCCTAAGCATTCGGGTTTATCTCGGAGCAGAAACCACCCGCAGTATGGGTCTAGCCTACTAG